The DNA window TCAGGAACAGATAGTCCTGGGTCAGATAGCGGCGGAAAGCAGGTTCGGGTAGCGTACCGGCGGCCAGTTGCTGAATAAAGGGGTGAGCGACATAGTCCTGCCAGTGGCTACCGGCGCGCAGGCGCAGTTGGCCGTAGAGACCGTCGTCGAATTGGGGAGTAAACATGGGACCTCCAAAAGTGAGTGGAGATCCGGGCGCGCTGAGGTATGAACAGGCAATGACTGATAGCGTTATTGCCGACCCGTCCCTTCGCTGGCATGACCCAGATCAGGTTCAAAGGGTTCGGCTTGCGCCATCTCAGCCCATTACAGGACACCCCTCGGAGGAGCCTGTTATACGATATTTACTTTTTGATTACAATGTTTGGGCGGGGGGAAGCCTGGAGGATTTTTTCCGTCAAAAACGGTTCGTTTAGTGCGGTCGAAGACAATTTTTCTGGCCTGACAGGGGGCATATTTGTCACTGTAATCCGGTCATAATTGAACCTAAGGACACCACCCATGAAGAAAATTGGATTTCTCTCTTTTGGCCACTGGACGCCTTCGTCACAGTCGGGCACCCGTTCGGCCGGCGATGCGTTGCTGCAATCGATCGACCTGGCCGTCGCGGCAGAAGAGCTGGGGGCGGATGGGGCCTATTTCCGCGTGCATCATTTTGCACGCCAGCTTGGCTCGCCATTCCCGCTGTTGGCTGCCATCGGTGCCAAAACCCAGCGTATTGAGATTGGTACCGGCGTGATCGACATGCGCTATGAAAACCCGCTGTATATGGTTGAAGACGCCGGAGCCGCCGACCTGATTTCAGGCGGACGCTTGCAGCTTGGCATCAGCCGCGGTTCTCCCGAGCAGGTAATTGATGGCTGGCGTTACTTTGGTTACACGCCTGCGGACGGCGAGACCGAAGCCGATATGGCCCGTCGCCACACCGAAGTGCTGCTTGATGCGCTGCGCGGTGAAGGCTTTGCCGAACCCAGCCCGCAGCCGATGTTCCCTAATCCTCCCGGCCTGCTGCGCGTTGAACCCTTCTCTGCCGGGCTGCGGGATCGTATCTGGTGGGGGGCCAGCTCAGACGCCACGGCCGTTTGGGCCGCGAAGCTGGGGATGAACCTGCAAAGCTCGACGCTGAAAAACGACGAAACCGGCGAGCCGTTCCACGTGCAGCAGGCCAAACAGATCCGCGCTTATCGCGAGGCCTGGAAGCTGGCAGGACATAAACGAGAGCCGCGTGTGTCGGTCAGCCGCAGCATTTTTGCGCTGATGAACCAGCAGGACCGCAGTTACTTCGGCAATAGCGGGCAGGAGGGCGATCAGGTGGGCTATATCGGCGATCAGACCCGGGCGATATTCGGCCGCAGCTATGCCGCCGAGCCGGAGCTGCTGATCAAACAGCTGGCGCAGGACGAAGCCATTGCCGAAGCGGATACCTTGTTGCTGACCGTGCCAAACCAGTTGGGCGTTGAGTATAACGCCCATGTGATTGAGTCGATCCTGAAGCATATTGCACCGGCGCTGGACTGGCGCTGATAAGTCGCGTACCGAAAGCCCGCCAGCCTCTCCGGTGGCGGGCTTGACTTATTTTGCTCATTTTGTATTTTAAGGACATGCATACTTTTCTGATTATCGTCCCCGAAGGGGGCATGTTATTCGAGTCGGCAGGCATCGCCGACATCCTGATGCAAGCCAACCGCTTGAGGCCCAACGACGCTCCGCTCTACCGGATGGCGATCGTCACCACCCAATCTCACCGGGTGGTGCATGGGTCGTCCGGTTTGAATCTGTTGGCCGATCATCGTCTTTCAGATCTCGACCCAGAGCAGGAACGCGACACCATTATAGTGACCGGAAAAGGCGCGACCGAGGAAGAGAGTGCCTATGTTGTCGACTGGCTAAGGCGTGCCGCACCCAAGGCGCGGCGTATTGCGTCGGTTTGCGGTGGTGCGTTGCTGCTGGCCGAAGCCGGTTTGCTGGATGGACGCCGTGCCACCACCCATTGGCGATTACTGGAAACCTTGCAGACTCGTTTCCCAAAAGTGCAGGTCGAAAATGGGCCGTTGTACGTGCAGGATGGTTCCGTCTGGACTTCGGGCGGGGTCAGTTCCGGCTTCGATCTCACCCTGGCTCTGGTGGAAGACGATTACGGTTTTGTTCAGGCACGCGAAGTGGCGCAAGATCTGGTGATGTTCCTGCGTCGGCCTGGTGGTCAGGCGCAGTTCAGCCGTTATCCTTTAAATCAGGCTAAAACCCCTGGCCCAATCCGCGATCTTCAGTCGTGGATCCTGGAGAATCTGGCCGCAGACCTTTCCGTTGAGCAGTTGGCGGAACGGGTTGCCATGAGTCCGCGTAACTTTACCCGGGTGTTCACGCGTGAAACCGGTATTTCCCCCGCCAAATTTGTTGAAGAAGGGCGTTTATATCTGGCCCGGCAACGCCTGGAGCAGAGTGCTGAAGGTATTGAGCAAATCGCCATCAGTTGCGGGTTTGGCAATGGCCTCAATCTGCGGCGCGTTTTTGAGCGGCATTTGCAACTCTCACCTACCGAGTATCGCGAGCGTTTTCATTCCCGCATGTTGGCCTAAATTGATCTGCAAACGTCATTTACGACACTGGCCTCTCCGGTTTAGATTGGTGACAGAGCCAATAATGAAGGAGTAGATCATGGTCAAAGTAGGCATTAATGGATTCGGCAGGATCGGCAGGAACGTGTTGCGCGCAGCGTTAGGTCGCAGCGACTTTCAGGTTGTGGCAATCAATGATTTGACCGACAGCAAAACCCTGGCGCACCTGCTGAAATACGATTCGCTTTCAGGCACTCTGGCAGCCAGCGTCGAAGCCGGTGAGAACCAGTTGCTGCTCGATGGTCGGCCGATTCATGTTTTCTCTGAAAGAGATCCGGCTGCCATCCCATGGAGCAGCGTGGGTGTTGAGGTGGTGATTGAGGCAACGGGCTTCTTCACCGACAAAGCCAAGGCCGAAGTGCACATCACCCAAGGCGGCGCCAAGCGAGTCATTATCTCGGCACCGGGCAAGGACGATGATATTACGCTGGTGCTGGGCGTTAACCATCAGCAATACGATCCGGCCAAACATTTTGTGGTCAGCAACGGTAGCTGTACCACTAACGGTCTGGCCCCTGCCGCCCAGGTATTGCATCAGGCATTCGGTATTGAATACGGTCTGATGAATACCACCCATGCCTACACCAATAGCCAGGCGCTGCATGACCAACCGGAAAAAGACCTGCGCGGTGCCCGTGCCGCAGCGGAGTCGATTGTGCCTTATTCCAGCGGTGCCGCCAAAGCGCTCGGCAAGGTGATCCCGGAGCTGGACGGTCGCCTGACCGGTTACTCGCTGCGGGTGCCGGTACCGGTAGTGTCTATCGTGGACTTAACGGTCACGCTGAAACGTGAAGTGACGGCCGAAGAGATCAACGCGGCTTTCCGCCAGGCTGCCGAATCCGGCCCTCTCAAGGATATTCTTGGCTACAGCGATGAGCCTTTGGTGTCCAGTGATTATAGAGGCGACCCGCGTTCGTCGGTGATTGATGGGCTTTCCACGCTGGTGATTGGCGGTAATTTGGTCAAGATCCTCGCCTGGTACGACAACGAGTGGGGCTTCTCTAACCGGCTGGTGGATCTGGCGGTTCTGATGGAAAAACGCGGTTTGTAAAAGAGTAGGGGCGCTGCATGCTGCGCCCCTGTAGTGAACCTGGTCAAATTACAGTTGCGCGATCTGCATTAAATCTTGTTTGGCCCCTGGCGCGACCGCCAGCACCGGCCCGCCGCGCAGCAGATGTTCCCCGTCGGTATTAAACGGATGGGTCCAGCCACCGGCTTCATTAACCAGGCAGTAACCCGCCAGACAATCCCAGGCGTGCATATAAGGCTCGTAATAACCCACCAGTCTTCCTGCGGCAACCCAGGCCAGCATCATGGCACCGGAACCGTTACGGAAGAAATTGCCGCCCACGGCGGTGATCGCGGCGGCTATTTCGCCAACGCGCTCGGGCGTTACATAGCTGTTGGCACCAAAACCGGTGACGTGGTTTTGCATGGTGCGCTGGGGATCCACCCGCAGCGGTTTGCCATTAAGCGTGGCACCTGCACCGCGTGCCGCAACAAAGCACTCTTGCTGACAAGGGGCGACGATCACCCCGATCACCGGCTCACCCTGATAAATAACCGCAATCGACACACACCAGTTCGGCATACCATTAACGAAAGGGCTGGTGCCGTCGATCGGATCTACCACCCAGGTGTAGCCAGAGTCACCCGGCTGCAGGCCAAACTCCTCCCCCAAAAAACCGTCGTTCGGGAACTGCTGGGCGATTTTCTCGCGGATCAGCAATTCAACTTCGCGGTCGGCAATCGATACCACGTCCTGCGCATCGCGTTTGGTTTCAATCACCAGGCTTTCGCGACGGTTGAAATAGTCCAGCGCTTTGTCGCCGGCTGCACGCGCCGCCTGCTCGGCCAGCGTCAGGCGTTGGGAAATCAGCTCATTCATTTTAGCTCCTTAATATTTTGCGGCTTACTGGGCAATCAGCGCCAGCCCCTGCGATTTGAAATCAATGGCGACGCGAGTGGTCGGCGTCAGCTGGCGTTCCATCTGCACATCGACAATAAACAGCGCGCCGAGATCGGTCTTCACTTCATATTCGATATGGTCCCCCAGCCAGGCGCTGTGGGTCACTTCACCGTTTAATGCGCCGGTCTGCTCAGGCCGCAGGGTAATAAACTGCGGCCGCACCGAAAGCTGGGCGGCGCCGGGGCGGGCTTTGGCGCCCGGCACCCGGTACTGACGGCTGCCGAGGGTGATCAGCGCCTCGCCGTTATCTACCCGCTCAATGTCACAAGGCAGAATATTGGCCTCGCCCATAAAGTCGGCGATAAACACCGACGCCGGCGAGTGATAAAGCTCCTGTGGCGCACCCTGTTGGGCAATATGCCCTTCTTTCATGACGATAATCTTATCGGAGACCGCCAAAGCCTCTTCCTGATCGTGAGTGACATACACGGCGGTAAAGCCAAGGCGCTGCTGCAAGTCGCGGATCTCGGTGCGCACCCGGCGACGCAGCCGTTCGTCAAGATTGGATAGTGGCTCGTCGAGCAGCAGCACCTGGGGTTCTAAAACCAGCGCACGCGACACGGCAATGCGCTGCTGCTGGCCGCCAGAGAGTTCGGCGGGCAGGCGTTGGCCCATGTTTTCCAGGCCGACCAGCTTCAACCCCTCGCGTGCCCGATCCTGCGCCTCTTTACGCGGCAGACCGCTGGCGAGCAGGCCGTACATCACGTTGTCCAGCGCATTCATATGCGGGAACAGGGCGTAGGACTGGAATACCATAGCCACGTCGCGCTCATTGGCAGGCAGATGCGTGACATCTTTGCCGCCGATCAGAATACGTCCTGAGGTCGGATGTTCCAGGCCGGCCAGCAGGCGCAGGGTGGTGGTTTTGCCGCAGCCCGAAGGGCCGAGCAGCGTCACCAGCGTGCCGGGTTCGACGGTGAGCGAAAGGCCGGGCAGGGCGGTGAAGTCGGCAAACTGTTTGGTGACGTTCTCAAACACCACCGAGCCGGAGCGAATGGCAGTCATAAGGCATTCTCCTGATGTAAGGCCGCGGGTGGCGTCACCGGCGGGGTAGCAGTTATTGCGCGGCGCAGGCGACGTTCGCCCACCAGCAACTGGAAGCTGAGGATCACCGCCAGCATCACCACGATAAGCACCGAGGAGTAGGCGATAGCCACGCCGTATTCCCCGTTTTCCACCAGCCCGACGATGTAGGAGGTGGCCATGTTGTACTGAGCGCTGACCAGGAAAATCACCGCGCTGATCGAGGTAATTGCCCGCACAAAGGCATAAACCAGAGCTGCGCTGATAGCGGGTTTCAGCAGCGGCAGGATCACTTTGCGCAGGGTGCGGAAACTGCTGGCACGTAGCGTCAGCGAGGCTTCATCCAGGCTGCGATCCAGCTGGCTCATGGCGGCGATGCCACCGCGCACGCCGACCGGCATATTGCGGAACACGAAGCAGGCCACCAGGATCAGTGCGGTACCGGTGATCTCCAGCGGCGGCAGGTTATACGCCATGATGTAACTGACGCCGATCACCGTGCCGGGGATGGCAAAACTGAGCATCAACATAAACTCAAAGGTTTGGCGACCGGCAAACTTCTGCCGCACGATCAGCCAGGCAGTGAGCAGGCCAACAATGGCGGTAAGCGGCGCGGCGATCAGGGCGATCTCCAGCGTGGTCCAGAACGAGTTCCAGGCGACCCCGGTCCAGACAATCTGGCCGCTGTTCCACTGGAAACCGAAGGCGCGGGCGTAATGAGCCAGCGTCAGGCTGTTATCCAGTCCCCAGGACTGCACAAAACCGCCGATCAGGATCATGCCGTAGACCACCAGCGTGAATAGCCCCCAGGGGATCACCAACGCGTACACGCCATAGCGCAAGCCGCGTGGCAGCCCGCAGTGGGTGCCGGAATCTCCTTTGCCGGTGACGGTGGCGAAGTTTTTTCCCGCCAGCCACAGGCGCTGCAAGATAAAGGCACTGAGGGTGAAGCACAGCAGGATGATCGCCAGGACGGCGGCGCGGCTTGGATCGTTTTGCGCCCCCACCACCGAGAAGAAGATCTCGGTCGACAGCACGCCGTGGCTGCCCCCCAGTACCATCGGATTGCCGAAGTCCGCCATGCTTTCGATAAAGCTGATCAGGAAGGCGTTGGCCAGACCGGGGGCCATCAGCGGCAGTGAAACATAGCGGAAGGTACGCCAGCGGTTGGCGCGCAGCGTCTGTGAGGCTTCTTCCAGCGAGGGACTGACCCCTTCCACCACGCCAATCAGCACCAGGAAGGCTATCGGGGTGAAAGAGAGCACCTGCGCTATCCAGATGCCGGTCAGGCCATACAGCCAGCGGCCTGGCTCGATGCCAAACAGGCTGGCGAGCAGTTCGGTAACCACCCCGGCGCGGCCAAACAGCAGCATCAGCGCCAGCCCAATCACAAACGGTGGCGTGATGATCGGCAGTACGGTCAGCAGGCGCAGCCCTTTTTTGAACGGCAGCGGCGTGCGGGTGGCGGCCAGCGCAAAAGCCAGGCCGAGCAGCGTGGAACCGCTGGCGGTCATCAACGCCAGGGTCAGGGTGCGCCAGGCGGTACCGCAACTGCCGCCTTTCAGGCAACCCAGGCTCCAGATGGCCGGATCCTGCATATTGGCGATCAGGCCGTCGGGTTTAAACGAGCCGTCCACGTCCTGTACCGAGGAGACAAACATGCTCAGAACCGGGTAGAGCACGAAAGTGGTGACCAGCGCGACCAGCAGCACGATGGCGGCCACCACAAAGGCATCCCCCTTCAGCACGCCGCGTTCGGCCAGCGCAAAAGAGAACAACAGCAAAAAGGTGGTGATCAGCAAAATGGCACCGGCGCCAAAGGCGGGTTGGCCGTCGCTGAGCGTGCCAAACAGCTGCTCGCTCCACTGCCAGTTCCAACCGCTGTAGCCGATGGCGTGGCCTTCAAACAGCAAAAATACGATGCCGACGACGCTGGCGCACATCAGCAGTTGCGAGCGCAGGCGGCTCACCGGCAGCAGGCGTGCCGGCGCGCAAACCAGCAGCATCAGCAGGGCAATCAGCAGCCAGGGGCGTTGAAAAGCCAGTATTTGCCACAGCGCGGGGGCACTGGCCTGATCCCGCCACAGCGTACTCAGCCAGCCAAAGTCGAAGAACCCGGCTTCCTGGCTGTACCAGGGCAGCAGCAATACGGCCAGTGCGCCCAGCACGAGGGCCCCGTCCAGGCGGCGGTTTTGAGCATTCATCGTAACCTCGAGAGTTCATATTTCCGTCACTGCGCTGTTGCACGGACGAGGATCTCCTCGCCCGCTTTATTGCAGAGCGCTTCACATACGGCAGAAAAAGGAGGTGAATTATTGGGCGCTGGCGCCGATCTCTTTATCCCAGCGGCTGAGCAGTGCCTTGCGTTTTTCTGTCGCGCCGTAGGTTTTAAAGTCGTAATCGATCAGTTTGATGTTCTCAAAGCGTGGCGCGTACTCGGAAATCGCCGCGTTACGATTTGACGGCAGCTGGAAGGATTTGGCGTCTTTCATGTGCGATTGCGCATCAGCGCTGAGCGCCCAGTCGTACCACACCTTGGCCTCATTGAGGTTGCGTGCGCCTTTGACGATCGACATCGAGCCAATTTCAAAACCTGTGCCTTCGCACGGGGCAACGGCCTTGATCGGGAAGCCATCGACCTGCATTGCGACGGCATCATGCATAAACACGATACCGACGGTGGTTTCGCCGCGTGCCGCTGCCTTCACCGGCGCCGAGCCGGATTTGGTGTACTGCGAGATATTGGCGTTGAGCTTTTTCAGGTAGTCGAAGGCCGGCTCTTCGCCCATGATCTGCACCAGCGTGGCGAGGGTGTTGTAAGCGGTACCGGAAGAATTTGGGTTAGCCATCTGGATCTCGCCTTTGTAGGCCGGGTCCAGCAGGTCGCTCCAGCAGGCAGGCACCTTGAGTTTTTTCTCCGCCAATAGCTTGGTGTTGTAACCCCAACCGAGCGCCCCGGCATAAACACCCACGGTGCGGTAACCGGCGCTTTCCGCCTGTTTGCGTGCCCAGTCGTGCTGTTGATCAAGCAACGGGGATTTATAAGGTTGGGTTAACCCTTCGTCCGCGGCCTGCATATGAGGATCGCCAGTGCCTGCCCACCAAATATCGGTGCGCGGGTTACGGGCTTCGGTACGAATACGTGCGTAGGCTTCCCCGGCGGAGAGGCGCACCATACTGACTTTGATATCGGGATGCTGTTTCTCGAACAGGTTGGTCATCTGTTCGCAGACCACCACATCGGCGGAGCAGATCATGTTCAATTTCCCAGCGGCGAAAACAGGTGAAGCAGAGAGTGCAGAGCCAGCGGCGAGGACCGCTATCAGAGTAACGCGATGCATGGTGTTCTCCTTGGTTGTGTAGGGTGGCGATACGTTGTCGCCTATTCTTTTTGCACGTGTGTGCAAATAACTAGAGGATAAAAATTGTGCTGTCAATCGCGCAATGAAACAATTCAACCTTCTCGTCACAAAAATGAAACATTTTTACCGATAAAAATTTGCACAGCTTTGCAAAGTGCGGCAAACTTTTCGCAGAGCAGAAAATGGATGGATATGAAGATGGCGGTGGACAAGGCGATGATCAGTGCGAAAGACGTGGCGGAATTGGCTGGAGTTTCCCGATCGGCGGTCTCGCGGACTTATACGTCTGGTGCCAGCGTGTCGGCGGCGACCCGCGAGAAGGTGATGCGGGCGGCTGAAGAACTGGGATATCACGTTAACCATTTGGCTCGGGGATTGGTACGTAACCGCAGCGGCATTGTTTGCCTGATTGTTTCAGAGTTGGCGACCCCTTACCGGGCCAGCCTGGTGCGCTTGCTGACCCAGCATTTGCAGGACGCGGGCAAAATAGCCATGTTGATTAACACCGATCGCTCCGATGACAGCGTCTCCCAGGCACTGCAACAGGCGATAAATTTTCGGGCGGATGCCTCCTTTGTGCTATCCGGCATGCCCGACAGCGCCATTGCCCGCCTGTGTCACAGGCACGGCCAACGGCTGGTGCTGATTAACCGTGATGACACCTTGCCCGGCTCACTCAGTATCCGGCTGGATAACGAAGAAGCGGCGGGCAGGGTAGTGATGGCGTTCGCCCGTGCGGGCTGCCAGCGCATTGCTTTTGCCAACTCTTTGGCCGGTACGCCCAGCCTGATGGCGCGTGAACGGGGTTTTCTGCAGGCAGCGGAAGCGGCGGGGTTACCGGTGAGCGTCGAGCGCTTCGGTACCACCTCCTATGAGAGCGGTCAGATCCTGGCGCACCGCCTGTTGACCCGGCGCGAGCGGCCTGATGCGGTGTTCTGCGTCACGGATTTATTGGCCTGCGGCTTTATGGACGAGGCGCGCCATCGCTTTGGGCTGCGTATTCCTGAAGATCTTTGTGTTGCGGGCTACGACGATATTCCGCAGGCGGCCTGGTCTTCTTACCATCTCACCACTTTTACCCAGCCGGTGGCGATATTTGCTCAGGATTCGGTTGCGTGGCTGGTGGCCGAAGAGAAGAAAGAAGAGAGCATGATGCCCGCACTGGGGCAGGAGATGCCGGGTGAAACCCGGCTGTACCATGCTGATTTTGTCTGGCGTGGCACCATTCGCGGGGCCTGAGTTTCCTTCATTTCAGATTGTGCATGGCGCGTTGGCAGATCCGGCGGAACTTGCTAAGTTACATGGCAGCTCAGGTCAACACCATTTTCTATTAGCCGCGGAAATTGCATGCCATTCATTTGGCTGTGGCCCAATCTGGTTCGAATAAAAGAATTAACCACAAAAGGATTAATTCAGGAACTGAAGGTTTAACCCGAAGAAAATCTGCCAGCGAGGCTGTCCTGGACCACGGTCTGCAACCGAGCCTTGAGGCTCCACAAAGAAGTTGTAGACGGTTTTATCCTGCTTGATAACCTGTCCAATACCTAAACCCAGCGGAACACTGTAGCTGTCATTCTGGAAGTTGTAGACCCAGATAGGGGCAGATCGCAGATAGGTACCTCCACCTAACTGATAGAATAAAAATGGCTGGAAAGTACCGAGATTCACGTCGCTGCGGTTGTCTTCTCCGGCAAAGCTATGCTGCCATGAGGCCAGATAACCGAACTGGAATTTTGGTGAACTGGCATTAAAGAGCACGTTGACCAGACCCGCAGACCATTTCTCTGTTCCCAGAGCATCTTCAGTAGCAGTCGGCGCCGTTATTTGCGGACCGAAACCAAAACTCACTGCCGGATTGCCGGTATCAATAAGCCACGACGCAAATAAGTTCAGATCACCTAAACCTGTTTTATGACCATAGGTTGGCGCAACCGGATAGGTATTCACCGGTAATGAACCCCGTAACAACCATTTGCTATCGCCTAATGAAAAAGGCTGCGCATAACGGAACCAGAACTGATTGGCATCCTGATCCGTACCGCTCACATCCCCGATGTAATAGTTCTGCATATTAAATGCAGTCATATTCGCCAGAGGGTTGTTTGCCTGCGCCGCATCCGGGGCATGCTCTTCAGCTGCATAGGCATAACATGAAGCAAGGCATAATATTGAAGGCAAAATCGAGTATGAAAGACGCATAGGATTACCTTAAGTAAGTCCCCTGCAGCCGTGACGCCACAGGGGGAATTATTTATGGTGTAACGATATTGAACCAGAACTCGAACTTGTCCATATAGCCCAACATCTCATTGAGCTTCGCACCGTTACCGGTGACCTTAACCTCGCCTTTATCTTCAGCCTGTTTCAGGGTTTCTTCTTTCAGGATGATTTTATTAAGCGTGTCGCGGTTCAGAACAATCGTGGCATCAGCGTCTTTCGCTTCAGCATTAGCAGTATGGTTCAGTACTCCGTTTTCCAGCTCCAGCTTGTATTTACCGCCATCGCTGCCCAGGTCGATATTAAACACCGCTTTGGCATTACCCGCTTTTTCACCGTTGATATGTACCGCCAGGAAATCGAAGAACATTTCAGGCGTCATCGCGCGAACGGTATCCGGGCTTGCTGTATTAGGTGTTGGGCCTTTAACCACACCATTGCGCAACTCCTGAGCACCGGTCAGGTAGAAGTTACGCCATGGGCCGGACTCAGCCTGGTAACCCAGTTGTTCCAGTGCATCCGCTTCCAGGTTACGCGCATTCTGGTTATTTGGATCGGCAAACACCACTTTACTAACCACCTGAGCAACCCAACGGTAGTTACCCTGGTCAAAGTCGGTTTTTGCTTTCTGAAGAATCGCATCGGCACCGCCCATGTATTCAACAAATTTCTTCGCTGCTTCTTCCGGCGGTAATTCATCAAGCGTTGCCGGGTTGCCATCGAACCAGCCGAGATACAGCACATACGTTGCTTTCACGTCATGGCTGATGGAGCCGTAATAGCCGCGGTTAGCCCAGGTCTTCGCCAGGCTGTCTGGTAGTTTGAAGTTGGCAGCAATTTCATCGCGTGTCAGGCCTTCGTTGGCCATACGCAGGGTCTGGTCGTTGATATAACGATACAAGTCACGCTGGCTTTTCAGCAGGCCAACAACGTTTTCGTTACCCCAGGTCGGCCAGTGGTGCTGAGCCATAATAATTTCAGCTTTGTCACCCCAACGCACTATGGCTTCGTTGATGTATTTCGACCACGGCAATGGTTCTCGAATTTTCGCGCCGCGCAACGAGTAGGTATTGTGCAGGGTGTGAGTCACATCCTCTGCGGCTTCGATGAGTTTCTTCTCTTCGATGAACCACAGCATTTCAGACGGTGCTTCGGAACCCGGCGCCAACATAAAATCGTAAGTCAGACCGTCAATCACTTCTTTCTGGCCGTCTTTATCGATGATGTTAGTTGGTGCAATCAGCGTCACAGTACCTGCTGAGGTGGTTGTCCCCAGACCCGCCCCC is part of the Serratia quinivorans genome and encodes:
- the cytR_4 gene encoding HTH-type transcriptional repressor CytR; this encodes MDMKMAVDKAMISAKDVAELAGVSRSAVSRTYTSGASVSAATREKVMRAAEELGYHVNHLARGLVRNRSGIVCLIVSELATPYRASLVRLLTQHLQDAGKIAMLINTDRSDDSVSQALQQAINFRADASFVLSGMPDSAIARLCHRHGQRLVLINRDDTLPGSLSIRLDNEEAAGRVVMAFARAGCQRIAFANSLAGTPSLMARERGFLQAAEAAGLPVSVERFGTTSYESGQILAHRLLTRRERPDAVFCVTDLLACGFMDEARHRFGLRIPEDLCVAGYDDIPQAAWSSYHLTTFTQPVAIFAQDSVAWLVAEEKKEESMMPALGQEMPGETRLYHADFVWRGTIRGA
- a CDS encoding Metallo-beta-lactamase superfamily, with amino-acid sequence MIRLSSYKVFTWGLQMRLTLIVKSLALAGFLSSSALTPLFAQEAPKGATASTKQANDALYNQLPFSDNTDFTNAHKGFIAALPQEVIKGEQGNVIWNPQQYAFIKEGEKSPDTVNPSLWRQSQLINISGLFEVTEGVYQIRNLDLSNMTIIEGKEGITVVDPLVSAETAKVGMDLYFKNRGNKPVVAIIYTHSHVDHYGGVRGVVDEADVKSGKVKVYAPAGFMEAAVAENIMAGNVMSRRASYMYGNLLKPEATGQVGAGLGTTTSAGTVTLIAPTNIIDKDGQKEVIDGLTYDFMLAPGSEAPSEMLWFIEEKKLIEAAEDVTHTLHNTYSLRGAKIREPLPWSKYINEAIVRWGDKAEIIMAQHHWPTWGNENVVGLLKSQRDLYRYINDQTLRMANEGLTRDEIAANFKLPDSLAKTWANRGYYGSISHDVKATYVLYLGWFDGNPATLDELPPEEAAKKFVEYMGGADAILQKAKTDFDQGNYRWVAQVVSKVVFADPNNQNARNLEADALEQLGYQAESGPWRNFYLTGAQELRNGVVKGPTPNTASPDTVRAMTPEMFFDFLAVHINGEKAGNAKAVFNIDLGSDGGKYKLELENGVLNHTANAEAKDADATIVLNRDTLNKIILKEETLKQAEDKGEVKVTGNGAKLNEMLGYMDKFEFWFNIVTP